TCACGGTTAAGCACATGAACCCAGCCGGTATTGGTCAGGGTCCTGACATTGAAACTGCCTGGGATAAGGCATTTGCTGCTGATCCAGTATCAATTTTTGGTGGTATCGTGGCCTTGAATCGTGAGGTTGACCTGGATACAGCCATGAAGTTAAAGGCTATCTTCTTGGAAATTATTATCGCACCAAGCTTCACTGATGAAGCTTATGCCGCCTTAGCTAAGAAGAAGAACTTACGTCTATTGACACTACCATTCACGACTGATGTACCACAAAGTTATGAACTAACGTCAGTATTTGGGGGCGTCGTCGTACAAGACCGTGACTTGGTTAATGAAGAACTGGCAGATTTCGAAGTGGTTACTGAAGTGAAGCCAACCCAAGCACAGCTTGAAACGATGGTCTTTGCACAAAAGGCCGTTAAGCACGTGAAGTCAAATGCCATTGTGGTGGCCCGACATGGTCAAACGCTCGGTGTGGGTGCCGGTCAACCAAACCGCATCGACTCAGTGACATATGCGATTAAGAACGCTAAGAAAATTACTGATGATTTGTCAGATGCTGTTTTGGCCTCGGATGCGTTCTTCCCATTCTCAGATTCAGTGGCGTATGCGGCTGAACATGGGATCAAAGCGGTTGTGCAACCAGGTGGCTCAATCCGCGACCAAGAATCAATCGATAAAGCTAACGAGCTTGGTATTGCAATGGTTTTGAGTGGCAATCGTCATTTCCGTCACTAAAAGTAAATCTAGGAAGCCAGTGCGCTTGCTAAGGAATACTCAATATTAAATAGATTACGAGACTCATTGAAAAATGAGCCTCGTAGTAGACAGCTGGTTACAGGGGTTGTCTAGTGCGAGGCTCACAAGTTAGAAAGGGAAATTATTATGGCTCAAGTATTGGTGATTGGTTCCGGTGCCCGTGAACATGCCATTGCTCAGACATTATTACGTAGTCCGCAAGTTGATCAAGTCGTCATTGCACCAGGCAATGACGGTATGACCGACCCAGGATTAGTTATCAAGCCGATTGCGGCCACCGCGATTGCAGAGCTTATTGCCTTTGTTCAAGGGGCCAAGATTGATTTGACGATTGTTGGTTCAGAAGAGCCGTTAACATTAGGAATCGTCGATGCCTTCCAGCAAGCGGGCTTACCTATTTTTGGACCGACAGCCTACGCAGCTCAGTTAGAGGGTTCAAAGGCTTTCTCCAAACAAGTATTAGCGGCCAATCATATTCCCACTGCAGCATCCGATGTGGCGACATCACTGACTGATGCTTATGCCAAAGCCACGCAATTCGGTTTCCCCGTTGTCGTCAAACAAGATGGGTTAGCGTTGGGCAAGGGTGTCACCATTGTCAAAAACACGGCGCAATTAACCGCATTATTAACGGCCATTTATGCAAAAGATGCTGCCCAAAAACTCGTGATCGAAGAGTATTTGGCGGGGGTTGAATTCTCAATTTTCTCATTTGTCGGCGAGCTTGGCGTGGTACACGCGCCGATTGCCCAAGATCACAAACGGTTGTTGGACCAAAATGCCGGTCCTAATACGGGCGGTATGGGGGCCTATAGTCCTGTGCGGTGGTTGAGCAACGCCATTCGAGAAGAGGCAATTCAAACATTGGTCGAACCTGTCTTGGCAGGTATGCAGGCGAGTGGACATCCCTTTACTGGCATTCTGTATACCGGGGTCATGTTGACTGAAAAGGGTCCAAAAGTGATTGAATTTAACGTGCGGTTAGGTGATCCTGAGGCCCAAATTGTCCTGCCACAATTAGAGTCAGATTTTTATCAAATGTTGCTCGATTTGCTGGCTGGCCAGCAACCTGAAGTTGTTTGGCAAGATGCAGATATTTATTTAGGCGTTGTTTTGGCCGCCCCTGGTTATCCGGTAAAGCCCGAAAAAGGCTTACCAGTCCCAGTAATTACCGGTGACGATCTGCATATGAACTATGCTGGGGTGATCCAGCAAGATGATGCGCTAGTCGTCAATGGTGGCCGGGTCGTGACCGTGGTAGGTCGGGCACAGAGCGCTACCGCAGCGGCCGCCAAAATCTATGCAGCCTTGGATGCGTTAGATACGCGCCTGCAATATCGGCATGATATTGGCTATCAAGCTGTGCAAGCCGAAAATGAAACAAAAGCGTTATAATAAATTTATTAAGATTTAAGGGGATCAAACATGCAATCAGATATTGAAATCGCACAAGCGGCCGAAGTCTGGCCCATCGATGATATTGCGGCCAAGGTTGGTTTGCAAAAACACGAAGTTGAACCATATGGCCGTGATAAGGCCAAGATTAACATTGATCCAACCGTCGCACGTAAGACAGCGTTGGGTAAATTGATTTTAGTGACCTCAATCAACCCAACACCAGCCGGCGAAGGTAAGTCAACCGTTACGGTTGGTTTGTCTGATGCCTTGGCTTTGGCCGGCAAAAATGTGATGATTGCGTTGCGTGAACCATCACTTGGTCCAGTGATGGGCATGAAGGGTGGAGCGACTGGTGGTGGTTACTCACAAGTGGTCCCAATGGCAGATATCAATCTGCACTTTACGGGGGATTTTCATGCCTTGACGTCAGCGCACAATACATTGGCGGCGGTGATTGATAATTCAATTTATCAAGGAAATCCACTCAATATCGATCCACGCCGCATGATTTGGAAGCGCGCGTTGGACGTCAACGACCGAGCATTGCGACACACAGTGATCGGCCTTGGTGGGCCAACTTCTGGTGTGCCGCGTGAAGATGGGTTCGATATCACCGTTGCTTCCGAGTTGATGGCCATCCTAACTTTGTCACATGACTTGATGGATTTGAAGGCGCGTATCGAAAAAATCGTCATTGGTTATACATATGATCGTGAACCAGTTACCGTCAAAGAGCTAGGTGTTGCCGGTGCTTTGACGACTTTGTTAAAGGATGCCATTAAGCCTAACTTGGTGCAAACACTTGCCCACACCCCAACTTTGATTCATGGAGGCCCTTTTGCAAATATTGCCCAAGGTACCAATTCAATTCGTGCGACCAAGACGGCATTGCAATTAGCAGACTACGTCGTTACTGAAGCTGGCTTCGGTGCTGATTTGGGTGGCGAAAAGTTCTTAGACTTTAAAGTCCCATTGTTAGGGAAGACCCCGGATGCAATCGTCATCGTAGCCACCGTTCGTGCGTTGAAGATGCACGGTGGTAAAGCCAAGGATGATTTAAAGACCCCAGATGTCGAGGCCTTAAAGCGTGGTTTGGCTAACTTGGGGCAACATCTGAACGCAATGATGCGCTACGGCGTGCCGGTAGTCGTTGCTGTGAACCGTTTCGTCACTGATACACCTGAAGAAATTGAAACGGTGGCAGCCTATGCGCGTGAGCATGGGGCCGAAGCTTATTTAGCTAACGTTTGGGAGCAAGGTGGTGCTGGTGCACCTGAACTTGCGCAAGCAGTGATCGAAGCAGTTGAGCGACCATCAGTATTTAAGCCCCTGTATGATTTCGAAGATGAAGCCATGGACAAGTTGAATAAGATTGTCACCACGATTTACGGTGGTGCCGGTGTTGAATTGTCAGACAAGGCGGCCAAGCAGTTGAAGCAATTTGCCAAGTATGGTTGGGACAAGTTGCCAATTATCATGGCTAAGACGCAATATTCATTGTCAGATGATGCGAAGAAGCTCGGCGCACCTAAGGACTTCAAGATTCATGTCCGTGAATTTGTACCTAAGCTCGGTGCTGGCTTCTTAGTTGCCATGACCGGTTCCATTTTAACGATGCCTGGTTTGCCAAAGCATCCAGCAGCTTACGATATTGATATTGACGAAAATGGCCACATTACTGGTTTGTTTTAAATTTTTAGATTAAAAAGCAACAAGACGGTCATCAACTGCTGCTTAATTTGATAAAAATTGCGTAGAATAACAGTTTTTAAACGCCTAAATGATTGATATATAGGCAATTCTCACCAGATTTTTAATATTCTGGTGAGAATTTTTAGTTATTTTTAAAGTTAGTAGTTGACGAAAAAAATGAATGCGTCTATAATTCAATTCAACAAATAAATCGTTCAAAAACCGATGAGATGGAGATCAAGTTAGTTGTGCGCGCAAAGAGAGTCCGGGAGGGTGTGAGCCGGGTCGAACGCAGACTAATAAATGGACCATTGAGGGCTAAGCTGAAAGTTTACAAGTATGCTTAGACGTGAGACATACGTCAGTTGTCAGTGTATTGTTTGATACATGTGGTTAAAGTGCGAGTTTTATGGAGGTTTTTTAGAGATACTCTATAAAATTCGAATTAAGGTGGCACCGCGGGAAACCGTCCTTAACTATCGACTTGGTAGTTTTTGGACGGTTTTTTTGTATTAATTTTTTTAGGAGCTTTCTTATGAATAAAGGTACAGGTATCATCGCAGGTGTTTTGGTTTCATCCGTTTTGTTTGGCGGCACAAGCGTGCAGGCGGCAACAAAAAACAAGGCTATCAATTACACAGTCACTTCAGAGTTGCAAACGCTCAATCAGGCAACGGCCGCTGACACTGTATCAGAATCCATTTTGTATAGTACAGGTCAGGGATTGTATCGCATGAATGGTAAGAGCAAAGTGGTTTTGGCCGATGCCAAGTCGGTTGATATTAGCAAGGATGGTAAAACCTATACCTTCCACTTGAAGTCAGGGTTGCAGTATTCAAATGGTACCAAGGTCACTGCACAGGATTACGTTTATGGTTTTCAGCAAACGTTGACGCCAAAGAACCAATCAACCGCGGCCTCATCCGTTTTGGATATTGTCGGTGCCGCAGACTTCTACAATGGTAAGACAACGGATTTTAGCACGGTTGGTGTGAAGGCGTTGGATAGCAAGACAGTCCAAATTAAGTTGACAGTGGCTAATCCCGATTTGCCAAAGATTTTGACAGGTAGTGGTTTCTATCCTGAAAACAAGGCCTTTATTGATAGCACCGATGGCAAGTACGGTTCAACGGCGGCAACCTCGCTTTCTAACGGACCCTACATTTTGAAGGACTTCAATGGTTCTAGCACCACTTTCAAATTAGTGAAGAATCCAAACTACGTGGATGCAGCAAAGGTGAAGACACCCCAAGTGAACTACACGGTGGTTAAGGATAATACGACTGGTTACAATTTGTTCCAGAGCGGTAAGGTTGACTACACGACCTTAAATGCCACCCAAGTTAAGTCATTGAAGAAGAGCAAGGAATATCGTGCTGACAAGACAGAATACACAACGTACATGCAATTTAATTTGAAGCGGAGTGTCTTGAATAACAAGAAGATTCGCCAGGCCATGGAAATTGGGGTCAATAAGAAGGAATTAGCCAACGACGTTTTGACGGGTAGTTCAACACCAGCAACCACTTTCGCCCCAGCTAATATCCAAACTGATCACAAATCAGGCAAGGATTTCTCAAAGGCCTACCAAACGACTTATAACCAATACAATGCGAAAAAAGCCGCTAAACTGTTTGCTGCAGGTATGAAGGAAGAGGGTAAGCAGACAGCTACCGTCACGATTCTAGCGGCTGATACCAGTGAAGCTAAGGATGTCTCAGTATATTTGAAGGCCCAACTAGAAAAGAACTTGAAGGGGCTCACGGTAAATATTAAAAACGTGCCCAAGCCAACGTTAATCGCTGATATGCGTGCTGGTAATTTCGACATCGTGTACATCGGATGGGAAGGGGATGCCTCTGGGGTTATGAGCTATGAACAGGTGTTCACTTCAGACGGTATTTTCTCATTTGGAAACTATAAGTCAGCTACTTATGATGCTTTAATTAAGAAAGCAAAGACTACCGATGCAACCAAAGAAAAGGAACGAGTTGCTGATTTAGGTAAGGCTGACCAAATGTTGCAAAAGGATGCAGCCCTGGCACCACTAGGCTACACCACAACGTCTGCGTTGCTATCAAAGCAAGTTAAGAATTTGCAAATCAATGCGTATGGCGATGTTGACTTCATGCATGCAGTTAAGAAGTAAGCAATGGAGGACCTAAGATGACAGTAATTCGATATACAAATGCCCGGGTTTTCACGGGTAGTGATAGTGATTATGATGCGACTGAATTAGTCATTGATGATCTCACCGGACGCGTCTTGCCAAACGATGTGGTCAGTGATCAGACCATTAATTTGAGTAATAAGTATGTTGTGCCGGGTTTGATCAATGCACATACACATATTGTGATGAATCCATTTGAGCTCACCTCACCGACTGCGAATGTAGTTGTCAGCACCCATCATGCACTGAAGAATTTAAAGCGTAGTTTGATGGCAGGTGTGACCACCATTCGTGATGTGGGTTCAGCCTTTGATATCGATATTGAGTTAGCAAAATTGGAAGCAGCGGGTGAACTAAGCGCACCGACGATTTTACCATCTGGTGGTGCCATCTCGATGACTGGTGGGCATGGTTCAGCCATGGGGATTGAGGTAGATGGACCGGATGAAGCCCGCAAAGCTGCCCGGACTAATTTTGCTAAGGGTGCCAAAAACTTAAAGCTAATGGTCACCGGTGGAATTAGTAAAGATGGTGAAAAGGAAACGGATATTCAATTGAATGCTGATGAAATAAAAGCGGCTGTCACTGAGGCCCATCATAAAGGCTATCCTGTGGCTGCCCATGCGCAAGGAAATGCTGGTATTAAGTTGGCGGTCAAGGCAGGAGTGGACTCAATTGAACATGCGATTTACATGGATGAAGAAGCGGTTACGTTGATGTTAACGCACGGCACAGTCATTGTGCCTACATTTAGCGCCCCACTAGCGATTAGCCAACACCGAGAATTACCAACCTGGTTACATGCCAAAAATGATCCAGTAATTAAGATTCATCGGCAAAGTATTCAGCAAGCGCATGCAGCAGGAATTCCGATTGCCATGGGAACGGATGCGGGGACCCCATTTAATGATTTTGCGACCGGGGTCTTTGAGGAATTGCAAATCATGCAAGACATCGGGTTCAAGCCAATTGAAATCCTAGAAGCTGCAACAAAAAACGCTGCAAAACTTTTACATTTAGATCAGGTCGTCGGCACTTTGGAAGTGGGTAAATTTGCTGATTTCATTGTGCTAAACCAGAATCCCTTGGTTGATGTGGCAGCGTACCACGGGGATCGACAAGTATACAAGAAGGGCCGCTTGGTTTACGAACAATCTTAATTCATGTCGCAAAGTGCTAGTGAGCTTCACTAGCACTTTTTTAGTAAATAATCGGGTGGATCATTGAAATTTCAGATTCGTTTTTGGTCTTCATGATACAATTGAAAGATAATTATTCACGAAAAGGACCGTAGCCAATCATGTACACATTTTCAGAAATTGATGAAGCGAGTTTTGATGCATTTGAACAAGCCCATCCTCAAGGTACATTCATGCAGTCAGTCGCTCAAAAGCATGTCCTTGAACAACGTGGCACCAAGGTCGCACTAGTCGGCGTGCGCGATGCGGCGAATACAGTCGTTGCCGCTGCCATGGTTACCTGGGCGCCGGTGAAGTTTGGTCAATTATTTACGGTTGACCGTGGTCCCTTATTGGACTTCGAAGATACAGTTGTGTTTAATACATTTGTAGATGGTCTCAAGGCGTTTGCCAAGGCACGCGGGGGCTTGTACTTGAAGTTTTTCCCAAATGTGGTCTACCAAAATTTTGACGATCATGGTGAAGCCATCTCCGAACCTAATGAGGCATTTGTGACCAGAATGCAGGCAGCCGGGTTCATTCATGAACAGTTTGCTTCTGGCTTTACAACGGCCGCGACGCCACAATGGCAATATGTTAAGGATTTACGTGCGGTTGATCCTACCAAGGTCAGTGCGGCCTACACCAAGGATGCAACCTATTATCTGAAGAAGAATGCGCAATTTGGCACCAAGGTACGTGAACTCACGTACGCGGACTTAGCGGCATTCAAGACATTGACGCAAACGACGGCAGATCGATTGCACTATCATGATAAGGATCTCGACTTCTATGAGAAGACTTTTGCAGCATATGGTGATAATGCACACTTCTTGTTTGCGGAAATTTCGTTTAGTGAGTACATTGCTGAGGAACAACATAAAGTGGCGGAGTTGGATGCAAAGTTGACCAACATTCAAGATCGCATCAATCGTTACCCAGACAATAAGAAGTTTCCGCGTCAATTTGCGGAGTTTGATGACCAAAAACAGCATCATTTAGCACGTATCGAAAAAGCGGCGCAGCAAGCGGCTGCAGCGGGTCAGGATGTTGTGGTGGTTGCGGGAGCATTGTTTATCAAGCAACCCCAAGAAATGACGTACTTGTATTCAGGCACATATGAAGAGTACATGGATTTCTATGGCCCCTATCAGATTCAAGACAAGATGATCACCGAAGCAGTGCAAGCGGGGATTCCTCAGTTCAATTTCTTTGGAATTAGTGGTACCTTTGATGGTTCTGACGGTGTTTTGCGGTTTAAGACATCCTTTAATGGGCATGCGCAACAATTAGTAGGTGCCTTCGAATTGCCGGTCAATCCACTTAAATACAAAGTGTACCGGGCGTTGAAGAAGTTATTAGGGCGTAGTTAGTTCTGACGGCATTTGTATACACGGTTTATAAACCCCATGACGCTGCTGAATTGCCGCTGTCATGGGGGTTATTTTTTTCGGCGAAGGTGCTATTTAGATGAGGGATCATCAATAACATTGGCGTGTGATCAAATCATTGAATTGTCAGACCGTATGGCAATAGTCTATACTGTTAACTAGACTGTTTAGATTATTTTAGAAACATGGTGCGTTTTGGGAAGGCTCGCCATGGCTTCTTAAAAAATAAGTTAAAATATTTACATTTTGTACATTATATTAATTGACTACGGAAGCTAGCAATCTAGTGAGCTCTTTTCAAGAAATTGAAAGGGCTCTTTATGTTTGCCAGCATCAAGCTTAATTGCATACAGTTATGTCATTTCGGAGCGTATTAAGGAGAAGTTATATGAAGAAAGTTAGTGTCGTATTTACACTAAGCATCCTCTTTTTGGGGATGATTATGCGGGCACCATTTACCACGATACCAACGGTGTTGCCAGAGATCGCGCAAACCTTCCACATGCAGATTGGCGCATTAGGGATTTTGACCACGATTCCATTATTAATCTTTGCAGGATTGTCGTCATTTGCCGGTAAAATCATGCAACGGTTTGGCTTGGAACGTGTCTTATTAGCAGCGATCCTTTTTATCTTTATTGGTTCCATTTCACGGATTGTCGGCTATGGGCCAATGCTTGTTGGTACAGTCTTGATTGGGCTTGGGATTACCTTCATCAACGTTCTTTTACCAGCAACCTTGATCAAGTACGTACCAGCACAAATTGGGCAATATACGGGCTTATATAGTACGACGATGACGGTCTCAACGGCCTTGTTTCAAATGATTGCGGTGCCCATTGTAGCGATTGCTAGTTGGCAAGTCTTGATCGTGATTTTGTCGATTGTCGTTGGTTTAGCAGGCATCATCTGGCTGTTAAATATGCGTGAGGTGGCTGCAGCGGCCCATGCCATCCAAACACCACAGGTCACTCCTGAATTTGCCAAGGTTAATCCATGGTCAAATAAGTATGCCTGGGCCATTCTAGTCGCGGCTGGGGTGCAATCAGCCTTATTTTATACGACGATCGCTTGGGTACCAACCATGGCACAAGATGCCGGGTTGTCAGGCTCTGAAGCCGGTATCATTATTGGCTGGATGTCCTTGATCGGCTTGCCGATCTCAGTGATTTTGCCAAGTTACTATGCCCGGGTCGATTATAAAAAACGGCGGTTGGCCGTTGTGATTGCAGTTTTGGCCTGGCTCGTTGGGGTGTTAATGATGTTTAACCAAAGTAGTTCATTTATTTGGTGGTTCATCATCATGACCTTGGCAGGCATTGGTGCCACAGCTGTCTTTATGTACATCGTGATTGCTTACGCCATTCGGACACGAAATCATATTGAATCAGCTGTATTATCAGGCATGGCCCAATCAGGGGGTTACTTGATTGCTGCCTTTACGCCAACGGGGGCCGGGTTGATTTACACGACCACCCATTCTTGGGATTTATTAATTGTGGGGATGATTATTTTGCTCGTGATTTTTGGGGCAGTCGTCTGGTTTTCAGAGCGCGAAGCAACTATTTTTGAGTAATCGAATGAGTAACAAAGGTCGGGTCTACCCGACCTTTGTTGTCGACGTAGATTGAAAGTACCGTGATGGGTTGGTTTGCGTACAAGAAGCGGTGCTTTGGTGATAGCAGTGGTTAGGTACCCCGATTATTTGCTATACTAAGAGTGATAATCAAACAGATATGAGGAACAAGCATGAATGGAATTATTCCAGTCCACAAGCCTGCGGGCATGACTTCACACGACGTGGTGTACCACCTGCGCAAAATTTTGCAGATGAAAAAAATTGGGCATGCGGGGACTTTGGACCCTAGTGTCGATGGGGTGTTGCCGATTGCGGTTGGTCGTGCCACGAAAGCAATCGAATTCTTGCAAGAATCAGGCAAGATCTATACAGGCGAAGTCACGTTTGGGTTTGCCACGGAGACTGAAGATTTAGACGGTGCGGTGATCGCCCGTGAACCATTGACGGCACCATTTACCACCACTGACATTGACAATGCCATGGCGACTTTACGGGGCACGATCACGCAGATTCCGCCAATGTATTCGGCTGTGAAGGTCAATGGGCGGCGTTTATATGATTACGCGCGTGCTGGTGAAACGGTGGCACGGCCCGAGCGCCAAGTTACCATCTACCGCTTTGAACGTACCTCAGAACCGCTTTTTGATCCCGCGACTGGTACACAAAAATTTAAGTTTGTCGCAGAGGTTTCTAAGGGAACCTATATTCGCACGCTGGCTGTCGATTTGGGGGCCAAACTCGGTGTGCCGTCCGTGATGAGCCAATTGACTAGGCAAAAAGCGGGTGGCTTCATGTTGGACGAAGCATTTACCATTGAACAATTAGCTGATAAAATGGCAACTGACCACGATTTAGGGGATTGGGTGAAGACCTTGAATGCCGCTTTGGCTGACTATCCCCAGATCGAACTAAGTGATGCCGAATGGTCGTATGCCAAAGATGGTGTGGGACTAGATGCCACGGTGGCACCTGGCCAACCAGCCCGGTTTGTGTCATTAAGGCATGGGCAAGTCAAGGCAGTTTATGATTGGTCTAACGCCAAACAAAAATATCGACCATATCGGACCTTCAGTAATGAAGATTAGTTAAGTCATCAAAGTTAGCCAGTTTAGCTTGAAAATAAATAAAATGTGACCAGATATCACCGTGCTACAACGCACTACCGGCCTGGTTAGGTGGGGTGATTTGTGGGATAATTTTTTTTGGCAAACCACCAATAAATATTTACTTTTCAATAGTGCTAAAAATTGGTATAGTTAATAGAGTTGCAAGCGCTTACAGCGTATTACATATAATAGAGGTGAGAAAATGGCTATTGTTATGGCTTTAAATGCTGGTTCTTCATCATTGAAGTTCCAACTAATTGAGATGCCCGCAGAAACAGAAATTGCTGCCGGAGTGATTGATCGTATCGGGTTGGAAAGTTCAACCATGACTGTTAAGTTCGATGGTAACAAGCACAAAGCAGGTATTACTGCGCTTGATCATGGCGAAGCTTTGAAGGCTGCTTTGCAAGCTTTCTTGGACTTGAACATCATCCCTGCATTTGACGTAATTGTGGCCGTTGGTCACCGTGTTGTGCAAGGTGCTGACCGTTACAAGGGAGCCACATTGGTGACTGATGCGGTTATCGCCGATATCGAAGACTTAGCAGAATTGGCACCATTACATAACCGGGCCAATGCTTTGGGGATGCGTGCTGTTATGGAATTGTTGCCAGGTGTACCACAGGTAGCAGTCTTTGATACTGCATTCCACCAAAGCATTCCAGCCAAGAACTACTTGTATGCATTGCCATATAAGTATTACGAAGAATTTGGTATCCGTAAGTACGGTTACCATGGAACTTCAGTTCAGTTCGTTAGTTCAGAGGCTGCTAAAGCGATTGATAAGCCTTTCGAAGAAGCTAAAGTTATCGTTGCACACTTGGGTGCCGGTTCATCAGTTACAGCGGTTGATCACGGTAAGTCATTAGACACCTCAATGGGTATGAGCCCAGTGGCTGGTTTGATGATGGCGACGCGTGTCGGTGATATCGATCCTTCAGTGACATACTTCTTGCAAGAGAAGACTGGCATGAGCAACGAAGAAGTTGTGCGGATGATGAACAAGGAATCAGGTTGGTACGGTGTATCAGAAATTTCTGAAGATATGCGTGAAATTGAAGACACGATGAACACAAATCCTCGCGCTATGTTGACGATGGAAATGTTCGCTGAGCGTGCCATCAGCTACGTTGGATCATTTATGGCCAAGTTGAATGGCGCTGATGTGATTGCATTTTCTGGTGGTGTTGGTGAAAATTCACCTATCGTCCGTGAGATGATCATGCGTCAATTCAAGTACATGGGTATTGAAATTGATGAAGAAGTTAACAACGCCACACATGGTAAGTTGAAGCGCATCTCAACAGATGCCTCAACAGTACCAGTTTACGTTGTACCAACAAACGAAGAGTTAGCCATTGTGCGCGATACTTACCGTTTGACAAAGTAAGCCAAAGCAACACTTCTCGGTGACGAGAGGTGTTTTTTGTTGCTAAGATTAACTATTATACATTTCGTGTGCGGCAA
This is a stretch of genomic DNA from Weissella soli. It encodes these proteins:
- the truB gene encoding tRNA pseudouridine(55) synthase TruB; the protein is MNGIIPVHKPAGMTSHDVVYHLRKILQMKKIGHAGTLDPSVDGVLPIAVGRATKAIEFLQESGKIYTGEVTFGFATETEDLDGAVIAREPLTAPFTTTDIDNAMATLRGTITQIPPMYSAVKVNGRRLYDYARAGETVARPERQVTIYRFERTSEPLFDPATGTQKFKFVAEVSKGTYIRTLAVDLGAKLGVPSVMSQLTRQKAGGFMLDEAFTIEQLADKMATDHDLGDWVKTLNAALADYPQIELSDAEWSYAKDGVGLDATVAPGQPARFVSLRHGQVKAVYDWSNAKQKYRPYRTFSNED
- a CDS encoding acetate/propionate family kinase — its product is MAIVMALNAGSSSLKFQLIEMPAETEIAAGVIDRIGLESSTMTVKFDGNKHKAGITALDHGEALKAALQAFLDLNIIPAFDVIVAVGHRVVQGADRYKGATLVTDAVIADIEDLAELAPLHNRANALGMRAVMELLPGVPQVAVFDTAFHQSIPAKNYLYALPYKYYEEFGIRKYGYHGTSVQFVSSEAAKAIDKPFEEAKVIVAHLGAGSSVTAVDHGKSLDTSMGMSPVAGLMMATRVGDIDPSVTYFLQEKTGMSNEEVVRMMNKESGWYGVSEISEDMREIEDTMNTNPRAMLTMEMFAERAISYVGSFMAKLNGADVIAFSGGVGENSPIVREMIMRQFKYMGIEIDEEVNNATHGKLKRISTDASTVPVYVVPTNEELAIVRDTYRLTK